In a genomic window of Bemisia tabaci chromosome 1, PGI_BMITA_v3:
- the LOC109041105 gene encoding uncharacterized protein, which yields MISTKYMEDFKHALKEYGSLVKTEKDLLKQLQDDSNLNTHSAITTYLSLVKELYLLHEELRLKFEKIQRVFNDARHQDLQNDETFVPLERDFIRNDVKKLEGINTKIQKQSWHLSDDDVLKLKGIKGALCRTGWKLVELTTLFNEEAYKIFQTEAPVTQMEEVHPPIFGV from the exons atgatttcaaccaAATACATGGAAGACTTTAAACATGCCCTGAAAGAGTATGGATCATTAGTAAAGACGGAAAAAGATCTCTTGAAACAACTTCAAGACGATTCGAATCTAAATACACATAGCGCCATCACAACTTATTTGTCACTCGTGAAGGAATTGTACTTATTGCACGAGGAACTccgcttaaaatttgaaaaaatccaaCGGGTGTTTAATGACGCTCGTCATCAAGATCTTCAA AATGACGAAACGTTTGTACCACTAGAGAGGGATTTTATACGCAACGACGTTAAGAAACTCGAAGGAATTAATACAAAAATTCAGAAGCAATCATGGCACTTATCTGACGATGACGTTTTGAAGTTAAAGGGAATTAAGGGAGCCTTGTGTCGCACAGGCTGGAAGTTGGTAGAGCTAACCACTCTCTTTAATGAGGAAGCCtataaaattttccaaacaGAAGCACCGGTCACACAGATGGAAGAAGTGCATCCACCAATTTTTGGTGTCTAA